A genomic segment from Streptosporangium roseum DSM 43021 encodes:
- a CDS encoding phage holin family protein, with translation MKIIIKILAVAAALWVATQLVAGITVTTETTTKQIGTLLAVALLFGVINTVLKPIIKTFGCAFYVLTLGLFALVVNAGLLLLTSWIAAQVHLPFHVDGFWAAFWGAIIVGLVSWLLDLVFGD, from the coding sequence GTGAAAATCATCATCAAGATCCTGGCTGTGGCAGCCGCCCTCTGGGTGGCCACCCAGCTCGTGGCCGGCATCACGGTGACCACCGAGACCACCACCAAGCAGATCGGCACGCTCCTCGCGGTCGCCCTGCTGTTCGGCGTCATCAACACGGTCCTCAAGCCGATCATCAAGACCTTCGGCTGCGCCTTCTACGTGCTCACCCTCGGCCTGTTCGCGCTGGTCGTGAACGCCGGCCTGCTGCTGCTCACGAGCTGGATCGCCGCCCAGGTCCACCTGCCCTTCCACGTGGACGGCTTCTGGGCCGCGTTCTGGGGCGCGATCATCGTCGGTCTGGTGAGCTGGCTGCTCGACCTGGTGTTCGGCGACTGA
- a CDS encoding OsmC family protein: MAQVRVERTDDGYVARNDRGAEVAMGSGDEQGVFTPVELLLAALGGCNIVTVEPLTAQRGHRLVRLAMTVQAEKVEPTLLGPITITYDVELPEGDEKAAEVFRAVAHRVEEKYCTVSRALREKTEILLELPERPDASE, encoded by the coding sequence ATGGCACAGGTGAGAGTCGAGCGGACCGACGACGGGTACGTGGCCCGCAACGATCGCGGGGCCGAGGTCGCCATGGGCAGCGGCGACGAGCAGGGGGTGTTCACCCCCGTCGAGCTGCTGCTCGCGGCGCTCGGCGGCTGCAACATCGTCACCGTGGAGCCGCTCACCGCCCAGCGCGGCCACAGGCTGGTCCGCCTGGCGATGACCGTCCAGGCGGAGAAGGTCGAGCCGACGCTGCTCGGGCCCATCACCATCACCTACGACGTGGAGCTGCCGGAGGGCGACGAGAAGGCCGCCGAGGTCTTCCGTGCGGTGGCCCACCGTGTGGAGGAGAAATACTGCACGGTGAGCAGGGCGCTGCGGGAGAAGACCGAGATCCTGCTCGAACTGCCCGAGCGACCCGACGCGTCCGAGTGA
- a CDS encoding NADP-dependent oxidoreductase, with protein sequence MSNDTSNGSGSAGRTASREIRLASRPSGWPTGENFELAEVEPPAPADGQVLVRNLYMSVDPYMRGRMNDAKSYTPPFELGRPLEGAAVGEVVESRAPGLAAGDLVLHGYGWREYAVVDAGQVSKVEQIPGVPLSAYLGVLGMPGLTAYVGLLDIAAFKAGDAVFVSGAAGAVGSLAGQIARLKGASRVVGSAGSQEKISYLTGKLGFDAAFNYKTAPVRKQLAQVAPDGIDVYFDNVGGDHLEAALDAFKDYGRVAMCGAISVYNAAEPVPGPSNLFLAVGKRLTLRGFIVTDHFDRMPDMVAEVGAWLRDGEITFEETVVDGLENAPRAFIDMLRGANTGKMVVRLVH encoded by the coding sequence ATGTCCAACGACACGTCCAACGGCTCCGGTTCCGCCGGCCGTACGGCATCGCGGGAGATCCGGCTCGCCTCGCGGCCTTCCGGCTGGCCGACGGGGGAGAACTTCGAACTGGCGGAGGTGGAGCCGCCCGCTCCCGCCGACGGCCAGGTCCTCGTCCGCAACCTCTACATGAGCGTCGATCCGTACATGCGAGGACGCATGAACGACGCCAAGTCCTACACCCCGCCCTTCGAGCTCGGCAGGCCCCTGGAGGGCGCCGCCGTCGGCGAGGTCGTCGAGTCGCGCGCGCCCGGCCTCGCCGCCGGCGATCTCGTCCTGCACGGGTACGGCTGGCGGGAGTACGCCGTCGTCGACGCCGGTCAGGTCAGCAAGGTCGAACAGATCCCCGGAGTGCCGCTCTCCGCCTACCTCGGCGTGCTCGGCATGCCCGGTCTGACCGCCTACGTGGGCCTGCTCGACATCGCCGCGTTCAAGGCGGGCGACGCGGTGTTCGTCTCCGGCGCGGCCGGCGCGGTCGGAAGCCTGGCCGGGCAGATCGCCCGCCTGAAGGGCGCCTCCCGGGTCGTGGGCAGCGCCGGCTCGCAGGAGAAGATCTCCTACCTGACCGGGAAGCTCGGCTTCGACGCCGCCTTCAACTACAAGACGGCCCCCGTCCGCAAGCAGCTCGCCCAGGTGGCCCCCGACGGGATCGACGTCTACTTCGACAACGTCGGCGGCGACCACCTGGAGGCGGCCCTCGACGCCTTCAAGGACTACGGGCGGGTCGCGATGTGCGGGGCGATCTCCGTCTACAACGCCGCCGAGCCGGTCCCCGGCCCGAGCAACCTGTTCCTGGCCGTCGGCAAGCGGCTCACCCTGCGCGGGTTCATCGTGACCGACCATTTCGACCGCATGCCCGACATGGTCGCCGAGGTGGGCGCCTGGCTCCGTGACGGCGAGATCACTTTCGAGGAGACCGTCGTCGACGGCCTGGAGAACGCTCCCAGGGCGTTCATCGACATGCTCCGCGGAGCGAACACCGGGAAGATGGTTGTCCGGTTGGTCCACTGA